The following is a genomic window from Mus pahari chromosome 1, PAHARI_EIJ_v1.1, whole genome shotgun sequence.
CCTTCAAACCTTCAGCTGCTACCTCCTGGGACTCCAGTGTTcccgcttctgcctccccagcctctgtcttCTGGGTTCCCGATATCTCAGCCTGTGTCTTCAACACCGTAGCTTCACCATCCACTACCTCCTGGGTTTCTAATATCTTAGTTTCTGCTGTCACTGTCTTGGTATCTGGAACTGTAGAACCCCCAACTTCTGTTTTCCCAAATTCCTTAGGCTCCCTTTTCTCAACCCCTGTCCTCCGCGTCCCCAGAACCACAATCTCTTTATCCTGGGTCCGCAACACCTCTGACTCAGCTGTTCCAGTAGCCTTGGACTCCAGGACCTCTGATCTTGCTGCTTCTGACTCTTGGGCCTCCAATATTTCAGATTCTGCTGTGCCAGTCTCTGTATCCGGGGGCTCTGGTATCCCAGCATCTGTCTTTGGTGTCCCTATAACCTCCCATGGCACCCACTCGGCGTCTGTTTCTAGAACCCTTGACCCCCCAAcgtctgcctcctgagccctCTCATCTCTAGATTCCACCCGCTGGCCAGCTGATGGGACTGTCTGAAAGCAGCTCCCCTGAGgcccagcactggctgctccaACAGAGGAGCCTTGCTCTGGGCCTGTCCTCCCCACAGCAGGGACTTTACCCCTCACCTCTGTACTTTCTTTCTCCTGGCCTGCAGGCCTGGCATCCCTGAGGTCCCCTAGATGTTCTTCAGGCTCAGCTGGAGGTGGGTTCAGGTCACTGGGAGCCTCTTCCTGGGTCCTAACCCCCATCCTCCTCTGAGCACTCCTAGGAGGGGCCTCAGGAGTGTCCCCGAGTCTTGCCTTGGGCATCAGCCCTGCAGCCTCTGGTCCCTCTGTGGCTCTATGTTGAACCTTTGACTTCGGCTCAGCATCTACTTGATGAGGttctgagctctctccagcctcGCCAGCTGTGGTGGACGACTTCTTAGTGCTCTTCTCTCTAGACCCTGTCCCACTAGCCCCCAGCCTCTCCCCAGTGTCCTCCTCTTCAACTTTGGATCTGTCTCCTCCCAGAATATCTTTGGAGCCTCTGACCTCAATGTCTGGTTCTGGCCTGGCTCCATGGGCCTCTGTCCCTTCCTGAGAGCTTATCTGAGCCTGGGTCTCCCCAGAAGAGCCCATTCCTGTTGGAGGATCCTCTGAGGTATTGGGGACCTCATCCCCACTGCAGGGGACTGGGGACAAAGGTGCATCAGAGCCTTTCCGGAGCcgaggggctggggtggggaccATGTTCTGGCCTGGCTGCCCAGTGGACCTGAGGAAAGAGCAGAAACAAATGTTGCGGGCTCTCTTTTTAAGACCGTGCTCAGCCCTGCCCCACCTTCTTTAGAATGCTATAGCAGTAGAGGGAAGGGTGTGGACTGGGGTGTGTGTATCTGCTTCTAACAGCAATGGAGCTAATATCATCCTTACCTTGTCTCTGGTGGGGATAGTGGGGGCCTTGGGGTTTCAGGCCCCACCTGGCCCCCAGTTATAGCAGCTGGTTCTGACCCCTGGCCCCGGAAGGCCCTGGCCGGGGGCGCAGGGGCACTCACAGGGGCAGGGCTGGTGTCTTCAGCACTAGAGGGTCTGGCAgctgggggaaagggaggggacacTGAGGACTGCATTGTGACATAGGTCCAGTCCCTAACCCCAGTCCCAGGCTAAGTCTCACCTGCCTGCTGGGGCTGTATGTGaccttcatcttcttcttcacaGAGTGTCTTCAGCTCTCGAGACAGATCTGGAGGACAGATTCATTGGAGGGGTATAATCAGGTCAAGGCAGGACTCTACTACAGTTTGGCCCCACCCCGACCCCAACTAGAGTTTAGGGCCTACCTGGGAAACGCCCCAGCCTCAGGGCACAGCCCCGGCCTTGAAGAAGAGGCGGGCCCACAGatgcagaaggagaaagagaaagaaccacaAAAGTAAAGGACAAAAGGCTTTAAAGGAGGAGCGGGAAGGGACAGCAGAGGGCAGGGAAGCAGACTGGGCAGGGGTAGGAGCCCACATGTCATATGACCTAGCTTCTCAGGCCTAGTAGGGACCACCTAGAGATGAGATGGCCAGGAACATGGGGTGGCATTGTGGACCCATTCTGCAGGATTCTAAGACTGATGTACTACGCACAGGACCAGGACCAAGCTGAGACGATCAGAGCTGCTGGACAGTATTGAGCACCTGTCACTGGGCATGCATGAGCTAGCCCTACCCCAGAGCAACCAGCACTTGGGACCTAGGAATGCTACATCCATCTTGGGTCCTAGCAGTCTCAGCCCATAGGTGACCGTGAGCCCACCTGACTGGGGGCCTTGAGTCCGGGCCTCAGGAGCCCCGGGGCCATTAGCTTCCTCCTCATCACTCTCAGCAAAGTCATCCAGGTTCCCCACGTCACTAGGCTTCACACTCATGAGGCTGGCCAGACTCTGCATGTCATCATCCCTGTGGGTTTGAGATGAGGCGTGAAGGCTGGGGACAGAGATCACAAGCCAGGGAGGACCAGGGAAGACGGGTGGGTACTCACGTGGCACGGCCTTCCCGCAGCAGCACCCCAGAAAGGGTGAGGCTCAGTTCGGCATGCACCACCTTCACAGATTTGGGCTTCAGCCGCAGTCGAAGGGGAACCTGAGCAGGCACGGGCCCTGCATGGTGGGCCAGGTTCACATCAACCGTGGCCAATACCTTCCGCTGTCCCTTGGACTCCTgtgggcagggtgtgggggagtgggaagacagaggaaggaacaTCAGTTGCTATCCTGAGGCCCCTGAGATCACAATCACAGGTTCACCCTACCCAAACACTcacattttcaataataaaagtcCACTCTTTGGTTTCATACTGGTCCACATGAGGGTCCTGGAGAGGGGAGTAGGGTGAGCTCAGGATTTCCAGGGGGGCAACACCAGAAGAACAGTCTGcactggctgggggtggggtgggtgttcCCTCCTGGGATGCACTCTGGCTtctctgagtgtgtgagtgtgtgtgtgtgtgtgtgtgtgtatacacatacatatattcttcttttaaaaatacttatttatcttttattttatgtgtacgagtgttttgcctgcatgtgtgactgTGCACCACATTTGTGCATTGCCTCTAAAAGACAGAAGATGGTGTTTAATTCTCCccggaactggagtcacagatggttattagctgccatgtgggtgctaggaatggaacccagatcctttgcaagagcaacaaccagggctcttaactgctaagccatctcttcagtccttgtATCCTGGCTTCTGATCCCAGGTGACTTTCTTACTACAGGTTGGGTAAATACTGCCCCGTCCAAGACCACTTCAGCCACTTGCAATAGACTCACAGAATCTTTGGTTCCATGGTTTGGTTCTTTTTTGTGGGTGAAAACCCTCCAGGGGTGCCCCATGGCTACCCAGCGTCACTACACTCTGCCATGCCTGCCCAGGTCTGAGCTCTGGGAACTCACCCTGTACAAGGTCACTGAGATGTCCACATTCTCAGGAACCATCCATACCACGGTGCCACGGTATGGGTTCTGGATGCCAGGCTGCCAGCTGTGGGCCTGCAAGAGGCAAGTAGGAGCCCTCCCCTGAGTCTAACTCTTCCCTGTCACCGCCATGCCCTTATCTTCATTCcccttatctttctttctccctgtagAAAACAATATGGCTTGAACCTTATTGCACTCCCCCATCAACTTCCATCTACCTCTCCTTGGCCCATCTTTGACCCCATTCCAACCTGGGACCCTCCCCCACTCCGCCCCCGACAGTCTTCCTCACCTTGGAGCAGATCCGTCGGTTCCGCCGAGTCCACACCACCACCAGCTTATCAGGCTGCCTGGAGGGAGCATAGGGAGGCGTAGCTAGGCTCAATCCAGCtcccctgtcttctcttcctcttctttttagcTCCCTGGGGGCCAGGGGGTTTCCCTAGTCCTCTTCCCAAGGAGAGGGCATGGGCATCATCTTATCTAGGGCCACAGAGTGTAGGTGGAGCTGCTCATGTAGGGTGGGGCAAGGACCAAAGGGCAAAGGCCTGGACAGTGGAGATTGGAATATCGTGGCCCAGTAAGGCCTATGAAAAAGACCATGAGACAGGGAtagccacatgcacacatgtgcacacacagaaacctgGGGAGACAAAGTCTCAGTGGTAAAGAAGTCCATTTGTTCAGAAATGCTTGTAGAGAGCTTCTAGAAGCTCAGCCCTGTTCTGAGGGCAAAGAATGACCCAGGGTTCAAGGGCaaggaagactgaagaaaagCACAGGCAAGAAGGAAagtcaggctggctggctggtgcaAAGCTTTAATACTAGCtctggggagggagatggaggcagggagatggaggcagggagatggaggcaggtctgtgagttctagagcagcctggtctacatagcaaatgccaggactgccagggctacacggtaagaccctgtctcagaacagaacagaacagaacaaaacaaaaacgaacaaaaaggggctggagagatggctcaggggttaagaacactggttgctctttcagaggtcctgagttcaattcccagcaaccacatggaggctcccaaccatcagtaatgggatctgatgtcctttttctcacagtgacagtgtactcacatacataaaatgaataaatcttttttttaaaagtgtgtgtgtgtgtgtgtgtgtgtgtgtgtgtgtgtgtgtgtgtgtgtgtaagaaaataGATAAGTGACTTTTAGGGGGCTGTAAATGAGCCTGCCTGGGGTCTCTTTGAGGCTGAGTAtctgagcagaggcaggagttggAGGAGGTGGCTTGGTGGCAGAGAAGGCTCCAGGTAGAGGAACTGGCCAAGTGTGAGGgtctgaggggaggggagaggcagaggcagactgacaGTAAACGGGAGGAGCGAGGCCAGAGCAGCACAGGTCAGCTTGCCATCAGTCACCTGCCATCCACAGAGGGTAGGTAGGCTGTGGACAGCTCTTTGCTGCACTCAGTGGCCCTGAGCAGGGTCCAGTGGGGCTCCTACTTCCTCAAACCCAGGGCCACTGGCCACCACTCTAAAGGGATGACGGCAGTGGGGCCCCAGGAAAGTCTGAGAAAACTGCCAGGCAGTGACAGCTAGGCTGAACATCAAACACGTGCTGCAAAGACTCGGGGAGGCAGACGTGTGTGGCAGAGATGGACAAGGAGAGAGCTGCACAGGGCTGGGCCCTGACAAGGTGCTGACCCGTGGCTGGGCCCGGAGGACAGGGCCTCTTTGGGTTAGTGTCTGACCTCTGCCCAGGAAGGTAGGGTTGGTGAAGGAAAGGATCAGGCAAAGGCGGCGTGAGAGCATTCCCTgcctctttccagccccacaaCTGGATGCTTCACTaccactctggaggctgaggcaggacgaGTGGCTTACTGTTGTTAACGCTTGAGGCTTCTGAGACACAGAGTCGCCGGCTagctaaggtcacacagctgagTCTAGAGACCTCTGACCCAGAAGTAAGCAACCATCCCCAGGCTCCAAACCACAGGCAATGGCCCAGCCAAGACGTCCCAGAAAAGGGAAACAGCGGGTGCCTAGGGAGGGTGTGGCCTGGTTGGGTAGCCTGACTCAGGCCAGCACACGCCTTCTTGGGAAGCCATGACCTAGGCAGGGGCCAGCTTCCTGTCCTGGCCTCCTGGCTAAGAAACCCAGCAGGCCTTACGCATTTACTTGTGACTCAGCCCACTGACACTGTACAGTCTGTCTGCTCACCAGAACCATGCCCAGTGTCCCTCTGGCCTCACCCAGCGTGCTGGggcaggagccagaggccagaGTTCAAGTGCTAGCTCTGCTGTGTTAGCCCAACTAGTTCTTATTCTCCCTCAGCCCTTACGGTATAAAGGGCCTCCCGGTACGCTCAGCATGTTCAAGGCTGATAATTTATGGTGCTACCCCAAAGACCCCAGCTTCTGTTCCTTCGCCTCCTTAGACCCCATGGTTCCGGCCTACCCCAGCTCTTCCCCCTTGGGAGTCTATATTTAGCCCCGCCTGGCCTGTGAGGCCCCTACAGCTGTGCCCTAATCCAGCCAAGGGAAGCTGACACCGGTGAGCACATATATTTAGGGTGTGACGCAGGGGCCTGGGCAGCTGCCCAGTGGGGGCATGTGAGCCAGATGCCCCCGGGGCCCTTGACAGTCCAAGACCTGTCCTCTCTTGCGTGTCGTCCTCTCACCCAACTCTTTCCCTCCATGGACCCTCTCCTGAACCCACCAGTTCCTCAGGCCCCTTTAAGCCTCTCCCCGCCTCCCTCTTCATCCGTCCAAGCTCAGTTTCCCCTTTTAAGGACATTGTGGAGACATCACTAGCTTCTGGGGCCCACTCTGGctgaagggggaggggctgaaaAAGAGAAGGCCACGTTCTCACCCTGAACTGGACTAGGAACCATGAAGTCTTTTCCAACCAAAGCCACCTGGAAACCTAAGATCTTGTTCCGTTTTCCACTGCCACCCTAGACCACTGTTCATGGCTTAAGGGTTTCTCCCCCAGTCCCGACCACAGCTGATTTAATGCGGGCACAGGCAGATTCTCCCGCAGCCTCTGAGTCTTGACCCCCCACAAGGTTCTCCACACCAGGAGTCCCCCAACCTGCACAGCACTTCAGTGTCTGGAATACCTAAGATGGGAACCCCTTTAGCCGTTAGActtgagaggatttttttttttcaggttcaaACGGGTCAAACTAAGTTGAGTCCCACATCAGTCTTAGGGGACTCCCTCAGGCCCCGCTTCTACTCACCATTTCTTGGTGCACTCCAACACCAGTTCATGGTAACACGCCACAAACTGGAACTTGGCGGCCCGCTTGCCCACCCGCTGCAGGCGCTTCCACACTGAAGTCATGGCCCGAGCAGCTCTCCCGGATTCCTTCTCAGGCTCGGGACTCCCGCTTGCCCACCACTGCTGGCTCAGCCAGGGTCCCCATGGTCTCTGGAGCTCTTTTCTTTGTTACCCGATCTGTCCGCCCCGTCCGTGTAGATATGTCTGAAGTTCAGACCCAGGCTGTGTTTGCTGGGGTGGCCGCCGGGGTCCGCCTGGTGGGCTGGCTGAGTCTGCGGGGCCGTCGCGGCGCGTCGAGCTGGTCACAGCTCAGAGTAGCGAGCGCGCCGTTTCCTGGagccgcaccccccccccccccccccgccccgcgtCCGAAGGCGGGCGGGGCTGCAACGCGGGGCGGGGCGACCCTGCTTCCGGGATCTAGCGTCCGGACCTGGACACCCGGGTACCCGGTTTGGGGGTGGAAGGAATGAGTCCCAATCGCAAAGCCGGTTTGGTGGGCGCTCGTGAGTCGAATGGGGTTGGGGTAACGTGTGAGCTCCAAGAGATGGCAGCCCTCAACTTGGTGCCACCCTCCAAAAGAGCTGCCTCTGCTGTCTCCCTTATGCCTGCAATCTTGGTACTGGTTGGTACCCCATTTCCCAAGCTCGTAGAGAcctagaaaggaaaagaaccGTCCACTGAGCCAGAGTTAACGGTCCTTAACTCTGGGGTGGGGGATTCTTGTCAGCACCCATACAGAGCCCCGGGGCCAGCCTTGGTGAAATATACCTAGTGTCTCCAAACCTGACTCCTCATATGGCGTAAGGGAAAACAATCCTCCCTTCCCACAAGTGGTGAAAGGTTCAAATACTAGTTGTTAATAAAGAGCGCCACCCTGAACAAAGCACTCTCTGCGCCTCAGTGTTGAAGTCTGTTAAATGGGGCCAATTACAGTTCTATCTTCTATGGTCATTGAAGTTTGAAGCCTGGGAAAGCGGTCAGCTTAGGGCTGGGCTGATTTTGCCATGTCTCATTACATGCAATCCGTTATCAGAACTAGAGAAaatatgtacatgggtgttttttGCTCCTCCCCTGGGAAGTCCCTGGGGCGTTAGCTGCAGTGTTAACGCCTAGATTAGACTCCTTATCGCTCGCATATCCAATGAGCCTTGCAAGGTGTTTTATAcccagctagagagatggctcggagcaACACATCAATGTGTCACCTGCCTGGTAACCCTCGGTTTGTTAGGATGTCTGGTCTTGCAGGCGTGTTAGCCTATCGGCATCTTCAGCAGGCAAGTGACTATGGTAGGAGGTGGGGATGAGGATGCTCGGGTGCAACTCTGAGAATGTGCAGGCTTCTTCCTGTGGGCTGGACCCCCGGTTTTGTCTATCCTATCGCTGTGGTCCTCTGCTTCCCTTCTAAGGAAGCAGTTGATGTACAGGTCCTTCGTGCTGAAATCTCGGGGGCGGGGAGGCTGGGTGCTCTGAGACTGCGACAGAGGGGCCTGAGCCCGGGGGGTTAGAAACGATGCTCTGAGCTCTGCTGCCATCTCAGCCCCTTCCAAGGCAAACTGAAACTTGTTTACTCCTGTCGGCCTCCACACCCCTCCTTCCCAGCAACCCCTACAGCTCACAGGGCAGCAACTCTAACACTCTTCTTGAACCTTTCCCTTTCACGGGGATGGGCCCCTGGGTCGGCCAGCTCCGGCCCACCCATTTCCTGTGCCAACTCCTCCCAGCACTGGAGGTGGAAAGTTTCTCTCCTCAAGATGGGCGGCTCCTTCCTTCCCAAAAGGCTCAAAGCAAGACGGAAGGGCATGCTGGGTTCGAAAACTTAGAGCCCAAGGGGAAAAGACTTGACCGCCTTCATATTGCTGCAGAGCCAGGCTCCTGCGGACTGGAATGCTTCCAACCTTGCCCCCAAGAGGGAAGATTCGCATCTCACGCCCGCTAAGCCTttcgctggggggggggggggggaaaacacagagccaggtgtggtggcccacaactGTTGTCCCAgcgtttgtgggggggggggggggggggggggggggggggggtcttgggCGCCACCTGCCGGCAGAACGCAGACTACACTTGCCAGAAAACTATCCCCAACCCAGTACCAATTAACCAGGCAATCAGAATACAatgctgaaattatttattttcccgCCCAGGAACTGACCGCTAAACTTAAATATCCAGCATAAAGACCTTGGCCTTTCTGGTCGTGGGTGGCTACAGAGGTGGGTTCTGGAGCCCTTGTCCCAGGCAGTGAAACCCTGGGGCCACAGGTAGGGATGCCTCTGAGCCAGCAGCTGCAAGAGGcagcaaaagacaaaaaaaaaaaaaagagatggaagcTAGGCACTCATCCCAGTCCCAGAGATGCGAACGGGATTGTAAGACGCTTTGGGCCCCACAATCAGACTAAGGGCAGGCCAAGCTAGGGTGCACACATGTGGGAGAAGTGGAAGCCCAGGACACTGGGCACAGGCTGCAATCTTGACCGCTTTGCCTGCTGGGTATAATGCCTTGCCCTCCTGAAGTGAGGTGAGGTGGTACCGGTAAAAGAGCAGGCACTGTCGACTAAGGACTTGCTGAAGGGCAAGTTTTGAGCTTTTTGTATGGGTGCGTTCCTATCCACCTCAGCTTTTCAAAGGCTGATTTGGAAGGCATCCTGCAACCACTGGTCACGGGCATTGTGAGTCTGGGGTACGGTGAGGGGTGGAGGGTCTGGGGGCAAGCTGGCATCAGGAGGCTCCTCATCATCAGACAGGCCGGCATCAGGTGGGTAGGAGCTATCCGAGTGCAGAGAAGATGACAGGTCCTGGCACAAGCTCAGGTCTTGGCACAGATGCTTGTAGTCCTGGATCGACTCATACAGGCCCCACAGCTGGCACAGCAGGGACATATCCAGCTGTCGCAGCCCCACCTGCAGACAACTGACAGTGGGCTGGAGTTGGGGGTCCGGGCCACCCCCAGAATCCCCACCGTGGGCGACAACCCTATCCTATCTTCCTGCACCTTTAAGTGAAAGTTCTAAGAACAGATGGTACTTGCCAACTGTGAATCCTTCCAGCCAGTCCTTGGgcctcatttacacaatggggtaacATTGTCCAGCAGGATGAAATCaggcaagtttttaaaaatgcaacaaTTGCTACACATTACTATCAGTGCTGTCCTAAAGCCCCGTGACCTGACGCTTCCTGCTGGACCTGAGATGAGGAAGCGGATCCCAGACTTATCTCTGCCCTCTCTTCAGAGCTACTACCCTGGCGGGCCGCCCACCTACTCACCATCTCCTTACGCAGCGCGGCTAGTGCAGAATCGAGGTTTACCGGGCGGCGCGGGCCCGCTGCAGAGCCTGAGTTGGCAGATCCCGCGGCGTGGCGAGGACCATCCGGGGCGCGGGCGGCACGACTCAGTTCGTCGTGGATGCGGCTCCGTTGGCTGTAGACACGCTCCAGCTCCCTCCACGAGCCCCCACTAGCGTTAAGAAGGCCGCTGAGGCCGCGCGGTAGCGGCGGGAGCCCGGCCAGAGCACAGCCCGCGCTGCCCGGCGCCTCAGTCGCAGGCAGCCCGTTCATAGCCAGGCCGGCGCGGACCACGATGCCGCCTGCAACCCTCTTATGTTTTCGGCGGGCTGCTGCCCAGACCAGCTCCCCGTGGCCCGGCCTCTGGAGCGAGCCCAGCCGCCGCCCGCAGGCCGTGCTTTGTTCCGTCCCAGACTCCTCCGACTCCGCCTATGCTCCACCCTCTCTGCATGGGCGGGGCCTCTCTTAACGCGGCGATGACCCTGGAGCTGAAAAACCCATCAAAGAACTAGATGGGACAGGGGAGAAACGGTTCTTTGGCGACTTTTTGCTGCCTCATTCCTACACAAAGTGTCCTACACGATTCCTCTCCCAAGCAAAGGATTCTAAAACCATGGGGTTGCGGGAGACCAGAGAGTGGGCTAGGACGGTAAGACTGTGCCTGGCTCTTAAAGCGCATCACTGCCCTCCCCCACAATTTGTCAACATCCTAGAGGCCATAAGATGGAGAAAGATGGTAGAATCAAAATGgccaaaggaaggaaaggaagccacCGTGGAGACTGAAACTGAAATGGCACTCAGGTCCAGAAGGTGGAGAAAGGGGGTATTGGGTCAGAGACAATGATTAGTGGCCCAGCCTTTGAGGAAGAGACTGAGGTCACTCCTTGGAATAAGGTGTCACTTATCCCCTTGTCCTGAAGGCAAAACCTCACCATTCAGGTAGAAAAGACCATGGAAAAGGTGAGATGCCAAAAGCAAGGAATGTCGAGTAGAACTGGGGCTCGCATGCACACTCAGAACCAAGAAAGAACAAACCACGCGGAGGAAAAGCTGTTTTTCTAGAGGGTTTTTCTCAGGGGAACAGGGATGAGGATAGAGGTCTCAGTGATCCAGCTGCTTCAGGCTGCCCAGGGCCTCAGCGCAAGCCCGGATAAGCCCACAGAGCTGGATACTAGTCTCCAGGGAGGTGCTAGAGCCCAGCTCAACTGACGCCCAGGTTAGCTTCTGCAGGAGGGCCGTCTGTGTGGAAGCCACCGCGTCCGCTTTTGGAGGCGCGGCAGGAAGAGGCAGCGCCTGGGCTGCCTTGAGCCCGGCTGCAGCGCCTTCACAGTGCTCTGGACGGGGTACCGGTGGCTGGGATGGGGGCCGAGAGCTCGAAGCAGGCTCTGTAGTTGAGGCCAGCTGGTGTTCCCGAGCTTGAGAGAGGGCCGCCTGTGCATTCAGTACTAAAACAAGAAAGAGGTGGAAGAATGAGGATGCCCCGTCTGTCTCTCCCGAGTCATGTGCTTTTTACCGATGCCCCCGTGCTGCTGGCGTTTTCTGCCTAAGCCAATCCGTCTCATCTCTACTCTTCTTTTTCCTTACACACGCCTGCCAAACATTGCCCCACTGAGTTACACTTGAGAACCAGCTGCTTGACAGTTGGCCTGGCCTCATTTATGCATCAAGTCTATGCCTGTA
Proteins encoded in this region:
- the Fam89b gene encoding leucine repeat adapter protein 25, with translation MNGLPATEAPGSAGCALAGLPPLPRGLSGLLNASGGSWRELERVYSQRSRIHDELSRAARAPDGPRHAAGSANSGSAAGPRRPVNLDSALAALRKEMVGLRQLDMSLLCQLWGLYESIQDYKHLCQDLSLCQDLSSSLHSDSSYPPDAGLSDDEEPPDASLPPDPPPLTVPQTHNARDQWLQDAFQISL
- the Znrd2 gene encoding protein ZNRD2, giving the protein MALNGADVDDFTWEPPTEAETKVLQARRERQDRISRLMGDYLLRGYRMLGDTCADCGTILLQDKQRKIYCVACQELDSDVDKDNPVLNAQAALSQAREHQLASTTEPASSSRPPSQPPVPRPEHCEGAAAGLKAAQALPLPAAPPKADAVASTQTALLQKLTWASVELGSSTSLETSIQLCGLIRACAEALGSLKQLDH